One stretch of Planococcus sp. PAMC 21323 DNA includes these proteins:
- a CDS encoding DUF881 domain-containing protein, which translates to MKTPKRNNRKNISKSIVFSLVFLVLGFIMAYSYSLSSSTKEEEGYTGGAFFEQEERYRKELIVQQERNKALRDELQAKQSDVQEYEKSFADGENRYTEYAKEAEELRRYLGLVPVQGSGLKVTLQDGDYNPNSVNPNDYIVHESHVFQVINELYISGAEAISINGQRIHSNSYIVCTGPVITVDGVQYPAPFIIEAIGEPKVLSSSIKLTGGIMDQLVNDNIIVTLDEGLIVKMPALLTES; encoded by the coding sequence ATGAAAACGCCGAAGAGGAATAACCGAAAAAATATTAGCAAATCGATTGTTTTTTCATTGGTATTTTTAGTTCTTGGATTTATTATGGCCTACTCCTATAGCTTATCCAGTTCTACAAAAGAAGAGGAAGGTTATACAGGTGGTGCTTTTTTTGAACAAGAAGAACGATACCGGAAAGAATTGATTGTGCAACAAGAGCGTAACAAAGCTTTGCGAGATGAATTACAAGCCAAACAAAGTGATGTTCAAGAATACGAAAAATCTTTTGCAGATGGAGAAAATCGTTATACTGAATACGCAAAAGAAGCAGAAGAACTAAGGAGATATCTTGGTCTTGTGCCAGTGCAAGGAAGCGGTTTGAAAGTAACGCTACAAGACGGTGATTACAACCCTAATTCAGTTAACCCAAATGATTATATCGTTCACGAAAGTCATGTTTTCCAAGTGATTAACGAATTGTACATCTCGGGTGCTGAGGCGATTTCTATTAACGGTCAACGTATTCATAGCAATTCCTATATTGTGTGTACGGGACCGGTAATTACGGTAGATGGTGTGCAATACCCAGCTCCTTTTATTATCGAAGCTATCGGTGAACCAAAAGTGTTGTCTTCGTCAATTAAGTTAACCGGTGGGATTATGGATCAATTAGTTAATGATAATATTATCGTTACATTGGACGAAGGATTAATCGTTAAAATGCCTGCTTTACTTACGGAATCATGA
- a CDS encoding cell division protein FtsQ/DivIB — translation MDKVIDIEERIPSLRDRRKKRTNRKFVALLIIFLTLLAILLYSQSKYSEIQTITIKGAVLFNQESYQAASGLANGDSMWSFDTRTVAQKLEKLEWVEGASVKKNWLTGVEIELKEYVQMGYLDRGNSYQIVLSNNLALKQPVTVIDGPIYSNFDDEKKRGKLIDQLTDIKPEVLQLISQIILDSEEQDADFVTLYMNDGNEVRGILSTLADKINYYPSVIAQLEKDQKGVIDMEVGIFFRSYADAYGFAEEDPIEDENAEEE, via the coding sequence ATGGACAAAGTGATTGACATCGAAGAACGCATCCCATCGCTCCGCGATCGACGGAAAAAAAGAACCAATCGCAAGTTTGTGGCGCTGTTGATCATATTTCTCACTTTGCTTGCCATTCTTTTATACAGCCAGTCGAAGTACAGTGAGATCCAGACCATCACTATTAAAGGCGCTGTTCTTTTTAATCAAGAAAGCTATCAGGCAGCAAGTGGATTAGCGAACGGAGATTCAATGTGGTCTTTTGACACACGAACTGTAGCGCAAAAACTTGAAAAGCTGGAATGGGTGGAAGGCGCATCCGTTAAAAAAAACTGGTTGACCGGTGTTGAAATCGAATTAAAAGAATACGTTCAAATGGGTTATTTAGACCGTGGCAACAGTTACCAAATTGTATTATCGAATAATTTAGCGCTTAAGCAACCGGTAACGGTGATCGATGGTCCAATTTACTCGAATTTTGATGACGAGAAAAAAAGAGGCAAATTGATTGATCAATTAACGGATATCAAGCCAGAGGTTCTTCAATTAATTTCTCAAATTATTTTAGATTCAGAAGAACAAGATGCGGACTTTGTTACGTTATATATGAATGATGGCAACGAAGTACGTGGGATTTTGAGCACATTGGCTGACAAGATAAACTATTATCCATCTGTCATTGCGCAATTAGAAAAAGATCAAAAAGGCGTAATCGATATGGAAGTTGGAATATTTTTCCGCTCTTATGCAGATGCTTATGGTTTTGCAGAGGAGGATCCAATAGAAGATGAAAACGCCGAAGAGGAATAA
- the murD gene encoding UDP-N-acetylmuramoyl-L-alanine--D-glutamate ligase, with amino-acid sequence MKEAPHLYQKKVLVLGLAKSGFTAARILNKLGAFVTVNDSKPFEENPEAQELLNMGVTVICGRHPEDLLEEGFELVVKNPGIPYTNILIQSAMQKNIPVWTEIELAYLISEAPFIGITGSNGKTTTTTLLFHMLNQDNKNPLIAGNIGTVASGVAEKAKEKNIIVTELSSFQLKGTVSFRPTIAIITNIYEAHLDYHGTIEDYRESKMKLTLNQTADDYFIYNADQPLLVEHAKSCKAKLVPFTLKGRTEESVSADDKYVYWQGEKLIERSKIMLAGQHNLENILAATAATLLQGGTKETIIRVLTSFTGVKHRSQFIKEWQGRKFYNDSKATNALATKSALEAFPENIILLAGGLERNHSLDEIRPFMDRVKVLVTFGETAKRFTTFADESGVPVIVQAGKMDDAVEKAIKASADGDTILLSPACASWDQYDSFEIRGDAFISAVHQMTEANE; translated from the coding sequence ATGAAAGAAGCTCCACATTTATATCAAAAGAAAGTTCTTGTACTTGGGTTAGCTAAAAGTGGATTTACTGCAGCCCGAATTTTAAATAAGCTAGGTGCATTTGTAACTGTCAATGATTCTAAGCCATTTGAAGAAAATCCTGAAGCACAGGAATTATTAAATATGGGGGTTACCGTCATTTGCGGCAGACATCCAGAAGACCTTCTAGAAGAAGGTTTTGAATTGGTTGTTAAAAACCCGGGTATTCCATATACAAATATTCTAATTCAATCGGCAATGCAAAAGAACATCCCCGTATGGACAGAAATTGAATTAGCTTATTTAATTAGTGAAGCGCCGTTTATCGGCATCACTGGTTCAAACGGCAAAACAACGACTACGACATTATTGTTCCATATGTTAAATCAAGACAATAAAAACCCATTAATTGCTGGGAATATCGGAACAGTGGCGAGTGGAGTAGCTGAAAAAGCGAAAGAAAAAAATATCATTGTGACTGAACTTTCGTCATTCCAGTTAAAAGGGACGGTATCTTTCCGACCGACAATCGCAATTATTACCAATATATATGAAGCACATTTGGATTATCACGGGACGATTGAAGATTACCGAGAATCTAAAATGAAACTTACTTTAAATCAAACAGCGGATGATTATTTTATTTATAATGCTGATCAACCATTATTAGTCGAACATGCAAAGAGTTGCAAAGCTAAACTAGTGCCTTTTACACTCAAGGGACGTACTGAAGAAAGTGTCAGTGCGGATGATAAATATGTATATTGGCAAGGTGAAAAGCTAATTGAACGTTCGAAAATTATGTTGGCAGGTCAGCATAATTTAGAAAATATTTTAGCTGCGACAGCGGCAACTTTATTACAAGGCGGTACAAAAGAAACGATTATTCGTGTTTTAACGTCATTTACAGGGGTAAAACACCGTTCTCAATTTATTAAAGAATGGCAAGGTCGTAAATTTTACAACGATTCAAAAGCCACCAATGCTTTGGCGACAAAAAGTGCTTTAGAAGCTTTTCCAGAGAATATTATTTTGTTGGCTGGTGGCTTAGAACGTAACCATTCATTGGATGAAATCCGTCCATTTATGGACCGCGTCAAGGTATTGGTGACTTTTGGAGAGACAGCTAAACGATTTACAACATTTGCAGATGAAAGCGGCGTACCGGTTATTGTCCAAGCGGGCAAAATGGATGATGCTGTCGAAAAAGCAATCAAAGCTTCAGCAGATGGCGATACCATCTTATTGTCGCCCGCATGTGCCAGTTGGGATCAATATGATAGCTTTGAAATTAGAGGAGATGCATTCATTTCCGCGGTCCACCAAATGACGGAAGCGAACGAATAA
- the mraY gene encoding phospho-N-acetylmuramoyl-pentapeptide-transferase codes for MNTFILMSLGITLLLTVVLMPLFIPLLKRMKFGQSIREEGPESHMKKTGTPTMGGLVFLISIIITVLVVALIAGGLSAKIWILLLVLFGYGLIGFLDDFIKVVLKRNLGLTSLQKLIAQIIIAVVSFLVLSNGNFETGVNIPFTNFSIELSWLYVFFIIFWLVGFSNAVNLTDGLDGLVAGTASIAFAAFGALAIYQDEMAIAIFTFSVTGGLLGFLIFNKYPAKVFMGDTGSLALGGALAMVSILLKQELLLLIIGLVFVIETASVILQVGSFKLRQKRIFKMSPIHHHFELSGWSEWKVVLVFWSVGLISAAIAVFLEVM; via the coding sequence ATGAATACTTTTATATTAATGAGTCTCGGAATTACTTTGTTACTAACGGTTGTACTAATGCCGTTATTTATTCCTTTATTAAAAAGAATGAAATTTGGACAAAGCATACGAGAAGAAGGACCTGAATCACATATGAAGAAAACAGGTACTCCCACTATGGGAGGACTTGTTTTCTTAATCTCTATTATTATTACTGTTTTGGTGGTCGCTTTGATTGCTGGGGGATTATCAGCTAAAATATGGATTTTATTATTAGTTCTTTTCGGTTACGGATTGATTGGCTTTTTGGATGACTTTATCAAAGTGGTATTAAAGAGAAACCTGGGATTAACTTCGCTACAAAAGTTAATCGCTCAAATAATAATTGCAGTCGTATCATTCCTTGTTTTAAGTAATGGTAACTTTGAGACAGGGGTCAATATCCCCTTTACAAACTTTTCCATTGAGTTATCATGGCTATATGTGTTCTTTATCATCTTTTGGTTGGTTGGGTTCTCCAATGCGGTTAATTTAACAGACGGACTTGATGGTTTAGTAGCAGGAACTGCTTCTATTGCATTTGCAGCTTTTGGCGCGTTAGCAATTTATCAAGATGAAATGGCTATCGCAATTTTCACTTTCTCTGTGACAGGAGGATTGCTTGGGTTTTTAATTTTTAACAAATACCCAGCTAAAGTCTTTATGGGGGATACAGGCTCATTAGCATTAGGTGGCGCATTAGCAATGGTTTCGATTTTGCTAAAACAAGAATTATTACTGTTAATAATTGGATTAGTGTTTGTAATTGAAACAGCTTCTGTTATTTTGCAAGTAGGTAGTTTTAAATTGCGTCAAAAACGAATCTTTAAAATGAGCCCTATTCATCATCATTTTGAATTGAGCGGATGGTCGGAATGGAAAGTAGTCCTTGTATTCTGGTCAGTCGGTCTTATCAGTGCGGCAATTGCCGTCTTTTTGGAGGTAATGTAA
- a CDS encoding penicillin-binding protein, which translates to MKKKFRFQGGAFLLFLLFAGLFFLLLARIVTIQATGKVEGQELAAKAAAKYSQEEVLTAERGRIIDRNGEIIAEDTLTYKLVAVLDESVTQKASDPQHVVDTEETAKKLAGYLDTSEEKILEILKSGVEKDRYQVEFGSAGREISHTQMLAMKEEDIPGLLFVRDLKRLYPNGVFASHLIGYAMKEELENGETKTTGRMGLESIHNDVLTGINGKMEFDTDKWGFLLPNNESVITPAVNGADVQLTLDKTLQNFLEDAMTGVQEEYDPTRMIAVIADPKTGEILSMSQRPTFDPNTREGLSDNWLNESIELTIEPGSPMKMFTLAAAIEEGKWDPNATYKSGTYTLLDSKIGDHNSGQGWGTISFLEGFQRSSNVSMAYLLERLGADTFMNYVDAFGFGEQTGIDLPKEASGKILNQWPINKLTTAYGQGSTVTPIQMIQAASAIANDGVMMKPYVIDQIKNSDTGEVTVKSEPQEAGQPISAETANQVKEVLASTVTSDVGSARGFALKDYTVAGKTGTAQVPKEGGGYLTGRNNYLFSFLGMAPADDPELLIYIGVQQPNVPANEYGSVPVAKIFTSVMENSLKYLNIEPENMAEAVTVQMEEYTGSTVTQATEKLQKLGIEVVVTGDSEKVVSQYPEAGNTALKDGQVILKTDGDTTLPDFTGWSKRELLAYQSLSGLALEIAGQGYAMTQSIEKGQLVVAGDSVIIELYPPEIFYPAQAKEKEDNNQNQVEQESLDGIESENTVEETEIEIQAESEIDTNTQQNIETQENTESETNRSTE; encoded by the coding sequence ATGAAGAAAAAGTTTCGGTTTCAAGGAGGAGCCTTTCTGCTATTTTTGTTATTCGCAGGGCTCTTTTTCCTTTTATTGGCGAGAATTGTAACAATACAAGCCACGGGGAAAGTGGAAGGACAAGAATTGGCTGCTAAAGCTGCAGCGAAATACAGTCAAGAAGAAGTGTTGACGGCTGAACGCGGGCGCATTATCGATCGCAATGGCGAAATAATAGCTGAAGATACACTTACCTATAAGCTAGTCGCAGTGCTCGATGAATCGGTTACGCAAAAAGCAAGTGATCCGCAACATGTTGTAGATACTGAAGAAACTGCTAAGAAATTAGCGGGATATTTGGATACCTCTGAAGAAAAAATTCTAGAAATTTTAAAGAGTGGTGTCGAAAAAGATCGCTATCAAGTAGAATTTGGTTCTGCTGGTCGTGAAATTAGTCATACGCAGATGCTAGCCATGAAGGAAGAAGATATTCCAGGTCTTCTATTTGTTCGAGATTTAAAAAGGTTATATCCTAATGGTGTTTTTGCTTCGCATTTAATTGGCTATGCAATGAAAGAAGAGCTAGAAAATGGAGAAACAAAAACAACGGGAAGAATGGGTCTTGAATCGATTCATAACGACGTGTTAACTGGGATAAATGGCAAAATGGAATTTGATACGGATAAGTGGGGCTTTTTACTGCCAAATAATGAATCGGTGATCACGCCAGCCGTGAACGGAGCGGACGTTCAACTCACATTGGATAAAACGTTGCAAAATTTCTTAGAAGATGCAATGACTGGTGTGCAAGAAGAGTACGACCCAACGCGAATGATCGCAGTAATCGCAGATCCTAAAACAGGTGAAATTTTATCAATGTCTCAACGTCCAACATTTGACCCGAATACGCGAGAAGGTCTATCAGACAATTGGCTAAATGAAAGTATCGAATTAACGATTGAACCCGGTTCACCGATGAAAATGTTTACATTAGCCGCAGCTATTGAAGAAGGTAAATGGGATCCTAATGCTACTTATAAGTCAGGGACATATACTTTACTTGATAGTAAAATAGGAGATCACAATAGCGGTCAAGGGTGGGGGACGATCTCATTCTTAGAAGGATTCCAACGTTCATCCAACGTTTCAATGGCTTATTTGCTAGAACGTCTCGGAGCAGATACCTTCATGAATTATGTAGATGCTTTTGGTTTTGGAGAACAAACAGGCATCGATTTGCCTAAAGAAGCATCAGGTAAAATCTTGAACCAATGGCCGATAAATAAATTAACGACTGCATACGGGCAAGGTTCTACAGTTACACCTATTCAAATGATTCAAGCGGCGTCTGCTATTGCCAATGACGGGGTCATGATGAAACCGTATGTAATCGATCAAATCAAAAACTCCGATACAGGAGAAGTAACAGTTAAAAGCGAACCACAAGAAGCAGGCCAGCCGATTTCAGCTGAAACCGCTAATCAAGTTAAAGAAGTATTAGCTTCGACTGTCACTTCTGATGTGGGTTCAGCGAGAGGGTTTGCATTAAAAGACTATACAGTCGCAGGAAAAACCGGAACAGCACAAGTACCAAAAGAAGGTGGCGGATATTTAACAGGTAGAAATAATTACTTGTTCTCCTTTTTAGGTATGGCTCCTGCAGATGATCCGGAATTGCTTATCTATATCGGTGTTCAACAACCTAATGTGCCAGCTAACGAGTATGGTTCTGTACCAGTAGCAAAAATTTTCACTTCAGTTATGGAGAATAGCTTAAAGTATTTGAACATCGAACCCGAAAATATGGCTGAAGCAGTAACAGTTCAAATGGAAGAATATACTGGCAGTACAGTAACACAAGCTACTGAAAAATTACAAAAATTAGGAATAGAAGTTGTTGTTACAGGAGATAGTGAGAAAGTTGTTTCTCAGTATCCTGAAGCTGGAAATACCGCTTTGAAGGATGGACAAGTGATTCTGAAAACAGATGGCGATACAACTTTACCTGATTTCACAGGATGGTCGAAACGTGAGTTGCTTGCTTACCAATCATTAAGCGGTTTAGCACTAGAAATTGCGGGACAAGGCTATGCAATGACACAAAGTATCGAAAAAGGTCAACTTGTGGTGGCAGGTGATTCGGTGATTATTGAACTTTATCCGCCGGAGATTTTTTATCCCGCGCAAGCAAAAGAGAAAGAAGACAATAATCAAAATCAGGTTGAGCAAGAAAGTTTAGATGGTATTGAATCAGAAAATACAGTAGAAGAAACTGAAATCGAAATACAAGCAGAGTCAGAAATCGATACGAATACACAACAAAATATAGAAACACAAGAAAATACAGAATCAGAAACAAATAGATCAACTGAGTAA
- the ftsL gene encoding cell division protein FtsL → MALNARTEDYIQQSAAAKNPIQQQAIRKKGLVTKGEKILYTTFVAVCIMCALLVLQNQATIQASTQEIQKIEQSVNETSKQNTDLSVQVSELSSYSRIWAKAKELGLKLNEQNVKVVPGQ, encoded by the coding sequence ATGGCACTGAATGCAAGAACAGAAGATTACATCCAACAGTCGGCCGCAGCTAAAAACCCGATACAGCAACAGGCGATTAGAAAAAAAGGTTTAGTCACTAAAGGCGAAAAAATTCTGTATACAACTTTTGTAGCAGTCTGTATTATGTGTGCATTGCTGGTTTTGCAGAATCAAGCAACGATTCAAGCATCAACTCAAGAAATTCAAAAAATTGAACAATCAGTCAATGAAACATCGAAGCAAAATACAGATTTGTCCGTACAAGTAAGTGAACTGTCTTCATATTCGCGCATTTGGGCTAAAGCGAAAGAACTTGGCCTTAAACTAAATGAGCAAAATGTAAAGGTAGTGCCTGGACAATGA
- the rsmH gene encoding 16S rRNA (cytosine(1402)-N(4))-methyltransferase RsmH: MFNHTTVLLHETVDGLNVRPDGIYVDCTLGGAGHSEYLVQQLSDQGHLYCFDQDATAIAHAKEKLQEYLHRITFIHANFKFLKEELEMHGVEKVDGILYDLGVSSPQLDTPERGFSYHNDAPLDMRMDQSAELSAYHVVNEWSFEDLVRIFYRYGEEKFSKQIVRKIEAAREKQPIETTGQLVECIKDGIPAFARRKGGHPAKRVFQAIRIAVNDELGAAETSLQDAVSLLAIGGRISVITFHSLEDRLCKAIFKEASSLPELPPNLPVIPDGMEPILKLITRKPILPSEEELEHNNRSRSAKLRIAEKINE, encoded by the coding sequence TTGTTCAATCACACCACGGTTTTACTGCATGAAACTGTCGATGGTCTGAACGTTCGTCCTGATGGCATATATGTTGATTGTACACTGGGCGGAGCAGGGCACAGCGAATATTTGGTTCAGCAATTATCTGACCAAGGTCATTTATATTGTTTCGATCAAGACGCAACGGCAATAGCTCATGCAAAAGAAAAACTACAAGAGTATTTACATAGAATTACATTTATCCATGCCAACTTTAAATTTTTAAAAGAAGAATTGGAAATGCATGGAGTAGAAAAAGTTGATGGCATACTTTATGACTTAGGCGTTTCTTCTCCACAATTGGATACACCAGAAAGAGGGTTTAGTTACCACAACGATGCACCTTTGGATATGCGAATGGACCAGAGCGCAGAACTAAGCGCATACCATGTAGTAAATGAATGGTCTTTCGAAGATTTAGTAAGAATTTTTTATCGTTACGGCGAAGAGAAATTTTCTAAGCAAATCGTGCGTAAAATCGAAGCGGCAAGAGAAAAACAGCCGATCGAAACCACTGGTCAGTTGGTTGAATGCATTAAAGATGGCATTCCTGCCTTTGCTCGTCGCAAAGGTGGCCACCCCGCTAAAAGAGTGTTCCAAGCCATTCGAATTGCAGTAAACGATGAATTAGGTGCAGCCGAAACATCTTTACAAGATGCAGTAAGTCTTTTAGCAATAGGCGGAAGAATTAGCGTCATTACTTTCCATTCGTTAGAAGATCGACTTTGTAAAGCGATTTTCAAAGAAGCCTCTTCTTTACCTGAATTGCCACCGAATTTACCGGTAATTCCTGATGGAATGGAACCTATCTTAAAATTAATTACAAGAAAACCAATCTTACCTTCTGAAGAAGAATTAGAGCATAATAATCGATCTAGGTCCGCTAAACTGCGGATTGCAGAAAAAATAAACGAGTAA
- the mraZ gene encoding division/cell wall cluster transcriptional repressor MraZ has translation MFMGEYQHSVDTKGRLIIPAKFRELLGDHFVITRGLDQCLFGYTMDEWQKIEEKLKELPVTKKDARAFTRFFFSGASEVELDKQGRVNIPTTLISYAKLEKECIILGVSNRFEIWAKDSWESYFAASEDSFSEIAENLTDFDF, from the coding sequence ATGTTCATGGGAGAATATCAACATAGCGTTGATACAAAAGGACGGTTAATTATACCGGCTAAATTTCGTGAACTCTTGGGTGATCATTTTGTGATTACGCGAGGTCTGGATCAATGTTTATTTGGCTACACTATGGACGAATGGCAGAAAATTGAAGAAAAGCTCAAAGAACTGCCGGTCACTAAAAAAGACGCACGTGCTTTTACACGCTTTTTTTTCTCAGGTGCCTCTGAAGTGGAACTTGATAAGCAAGGGCGCGTCAATATACCGACGACATTAATTTCTTACGCGAAACTTGAAAAAGAATGCATTATCTTAGGTGTGTCCAACCGTTTTGAAATATGGGCAAAAGATTCATGGGAAAGCTATTTTGCAGCATCCGAAGATTCCTTTAGTGAAATCGCGGAAAATTTAACTGATTTTGACTTTTAA
- the bshC gene encoding bacillithiol biosynthesis cysteine-adding enzyme BshC codes for MKVEEKYVEPSSKLMSDYINSQSGLQRYFSYDPQIESFEKRLKSLKYHSVDRSRLAGIVRDYMKPEKLSEAAQQNLADFEAGAPVVITGQQAGILTGPLYTVHKAISVIILAKQATEQLQTPVVPVFWIAGEDHDLAEVSHLYREVNGRIDKLNIPYAEYGKKSASTANLNKLKTASFLEEFFRSLPETEHSKEIQELTYGLLEEAQSFTDFFVALLHYFFQEEGLLYIDAADKAFRQYESPYFVKMIEHTVDIAKTVTETEKSLIEDGYNAVIGAEETAANLFITIKGERLLLEREGHEFVANNGSIRFTKQQLLDIADKTPELLSNNVVTRPLMQEMVFPVLAFVGGPGEIAYWAALKGAFELFDMELPVIMPRLSLTLVNRQTQSLLKKYDLDFSAVVNDRQVSSKRNQLMETIREQEAEILIKNVELELEKAYEQINQELSSISKGLTPIVEKNLQFHVKQLKFLKNKLQDEVILQNSIEFGHYDAIENELLPNGGFQERIYNPFTFMNQYGTGLVTELLALPLSYDKNHKIIYF; via the coding sequence ATGAAAGTAGAGGAAAAGTACGTAGAACCATCTAGTAAATTGATGAGCGATTATATAAATAGTCAATCGGGGCTTCAAAGATACTTTTCATACGATCCACAAATAGAGTCGTTTGAAAAAAGATTAAAGAGTCTTAAATACCATTCTGTAGACCGCTCAAGATTAGCAGGCATTGTTCGTGATTATATGAAACCTGAAAAATTATCTGAAGCGGCACAGCAAAATTTAGCTGATTTTGAAGCAGGCGCACCTGTAGTAATTACAGGTCAGCAAGCGGGAATTTTAACTGGACCCTTATATACGGTACATAAAGCAATATCTGTCATTATTCTTGCAAAACAAGCTACTGAACAACTACAAACACCAGTTGTCCCAGTTTTTTGGATTGCTGGAGAGGATCATGATTTGGCTGAAGTTAGCCATCTTTACCGAGAAGTAAATGGGCGGATAGATAAATTGAATATTCCCTATGCCGAATACGGAAAAAAATCAGCTTCAACTGCAAATCTCAATAAACTGAAAACAGCTTCTTTTTTAGAAGAGTTTTTCCGTAGCCTACCTGAAACAGAACATTCCAAAGAGATTCAGGAATTGACCTATGGTTTATTAGAAGAAGCCCAATCTTTCACTGATTTTTTTGTTGCACTTCTTCATTATTTCTTTCAAGAAGAAGGGCTACTGTATATAGATGCTGCAGATAAAGCATTCAGACAATACGAATCTCCTTATTTCGTGAAAATGATTGAGCATACAGTTGACATTGCCAAGACCGTTACTGAAACAGAAAAGTCACTTATTGAAGATGGTTATAACGCAGTAATAGGTGCAGAAGAGACAGCTGCAAATCTTTTTATCACGATCAAAGGAGAGCGTTTATTATTAGAACGCGAAGGCCACGAGTTTGTAGCGAATAACGGCTCCATACGCTTTACAAAACAGCAACTTCTTGATATAGCAGATAAAACGCCGGAGCTATTAAGTAATAATGTGGTGACTCGTCCGTTAATGCAGGAAATGGTTTTTCCTGTACTTGCTTTTGTTGGAGGTCCTGGCGAAATTGCTTATTGGGCAGCTTTAAAAGGAGCTTTTGAGTTATTCGATATGGAATTGCCGGTAATTATGCCTCGACTAAGCTTAACTTTAGTAAACCGGCAAACACAAAGTTTGCTAAAAAAATACGACTTGGATTTTTCAGCTGTGGTTAATGACCGTCAAGTATCATCGAAGAGAAACCAATTGATGGAGACGATACGTGAGCAAGAAGCTGAAATACTAATTAAGAATGTTGAACTTGAATTAGAAAAAGCCTATGAGCAAATCAATCAAGAATTATCTTCTATCAGCAAAGGATTAACGCCAATAGTTGAGAAGAATTTACAATTTCATGTTAAGCAATTAAAGTTCTTGAAAAACAAATTGCAAGATGAAGTAATCCTTCAAAACAGCATAGAGTTCGGACATTACGATGCGATCGAAAATGAATTACTGCCAAATGGTGGGTTTCAAGAACGAATTTATAACCCATTTACTTTTATGAATCAGTATGGAACTGGGCTTGTTACAGAACTTTTAGCACTACCGCTTAGTTATGACAAAAATCATAAAATTATTTATTTTTAA
- a CDS encoding DUF3397 family protein, with protein MTIVNAIASVFLYIPFLLFILVYLFSIKRKKQKALVFASDITTFLLFFSVSASIEFLWGFSTSAYIYFIALILAIVMLVIEWRSTKELEIIPFLRKLWRTYFLLLATLYALVWIVGLVSIIVKSI; from the coding sequence ATGACAATAGTAAATGCAATTGCTTCCGTATTTTTATATATTCCTTTTCTTTTATTTATTCTTGTCTATCTCTTTTCTATAAAAAGAAAAAAACAAAAAGCATTAGTTTTTGCATCAGATATTACAACATTCTTATTGTTCTTTTCTGTATCTGCAAGTATTGAGTTTCTATGGGGCTTTTCCACCTCAGCATATATTTATTTTATAGCGCTCATATTAGCAATTGTCATGTTGGTTATCGAATGGAGATCAACTAAAGAACTTGAAATCATTCCGTTTTTACGTAAATTGTGGAGAACTTACTTTTTGCTATTGGCCACACTTTATGCCCTTGTGTGGATAGTAGGTCTTGTTTCCATTATCGTTAAATCAATTTAG